A single Thiohalobacter sp. DNA region contains:
- the prmC gene encoding peptide chain release factor N(5)-glutamine methyltransferase, whose protein sequence is MRQTLREVLRLAAARLEGRSDSPGLDAEILLAHVLGRPRSHLHAWPEAELDEAAALRFSALIEHRAAGKPVAHLVGQREFWSLPLEVTPDTLIPRPETELLVEALLERLPAGQPAHILDLGTGSGAIALAVRHERPLWTVTAVERAPAALAVARRNARRLGLTIDWREGNWFVPVSGERFTAIVSNPPYVAEADPHLDQGDVRHEPRAALAAGPEGLDDLEHIISGAPAHLEPGGWLLLEHGMDQAEAVASLLKSRGFEEIRCLRDLAGLDRVSLGRMGRPGE, encoded by the coding sequence ATGCGGCAGACGCTTCGCGAGGTCCTGAGACTGGCCGCGGCCCGGCTCGAGGGCCGCAGCGACAGCCCTGGCCTGGATGCGGAGATCCTGCTCGCACACGTGCTCGGCAGACCCCGCAGCCATCTCCATGCCTGGCCGGAGGCCGAACTGGACGAGGCCGCCGCGCTGCGCTTCTCGGCGCTGATCGAACACCGCGCGGCGGGCAAACCGGTGGCGCACCTGGTCGGGCAACGCGAGTTCTGGTCGCTGCCGTTGGAGGTGACGCCCGATACCCTGATCCCGCGGCCGGAAACCGAACTGCTGGTGGAAGCCCTGCTGGAACGGCTGCCGGCCGGACAGCCGGCACACATCCTGGACCTGGGCACCGGCAGCGGCGCCATCGCCCTGGCGGTACGCCACGAACGCCCGCTCTGGACGGTGACCGCCGTGGAACGCGCCCCGGCCGCGCTGGCGGTTGCCCGCCGCAATGCCAGGCGGCTTGGACTGACAATCGACTGGCGCGAGGGCAACTGGTTCGTACCCGTCAGCGGCGAGCGCTTCACCGCCATCGTTTCCAACCCACCCTACGTCGCCGAGGCCGATCCGCACCTGGACCAGGGCGACGTGCGCCATGAACCGCGCGCCGCCCTTGCCGCCGGACCCGAGGGCCTCGACGACCTCGAACACATCATCAGTGGCGCACCCGCCCATCTCGAGCCCGGTGGCTGGCTGCTGCTCGAGCATGGCATGGACCAGGCCGAGGCGGTCGCCAGCCTGTTGAAATCCCGGGGATTCGAGGAAATCCGGTGCCTCCGCGACCTCGCCGGCCTGGACCGGGTCAGTCTCGGCCGGATGGGCCGCCCGGGGGAATAA
- the prfA gene encoding peptide chain release factor 1: MKPSIQAKLDTLLDRFEEVGALLSDPDVIADQERFRALSVEYSQLEPVSRCYRAWREAGEALAQAQAMQADPDPEMRALATDEARAAAERREALAQELQTLLLPRDPHDDSNIFLEIRAGTGGDEAALFAGDLFRMYARYAERRGWQVEVLGESPGEHGGYKEIIARIVGRGAYSRLKFESGAHRVQRVPETESQGRIHTSAATVAVLPEIPESEAVDINPADLKVDTFRASGAGGQHVNKTDSAVRITHLPSGIVVECQDERSQHKNRARALALLAARLEAAERERRASEQAQTRRNLVGSGDRSERIRTYNFPQGRVTDHRINLTLYKLDEIMEGNLDLIIEPLIAEDQADRLAALQE, translated from the coding sequence ATGAAGCCTTCCATCCAGGCCAAGCTCGATACCCTGCTCGACCGTTTCGAGGAAGTGGGCGCGTTGCTGTCCGATCCGGACGTGATCGCCGACCAGGAACGCTTCCGCGCCCTCTCGGTGGAATACAGCCAGCTGGAGCCGGTGAGCCGCTGCTACCGGGCGTGGCGCGAGGCCGGGGAGGCCCTGGCCCAGGCCCAGGCCATGCAGGCCGACCCGGACCCGGAGATGCGCGCACTGGCCACGGACGAAGCCCGGGCAGCGGCCGAGCGACGCGAGGCGTTGGCGCAGGAACTGCAGACCCTGCTGCTTCCCCGGGATCCGCACGACGACAGCAACATCTTCCTGGAAATCCGTGCCGGCACCGGCGGCGACGAGGCCGCACTGTTCGCTGGCGACCTGTTCCGCATGTACGCCCGCTATGCCGAACGCCGTGGCTGGCAGGTCGAGGTGCTCGGCGAGAGCCCCGGCGAACACGGGGGCTACAAGGAGATCATCGCCCGCATCGTTGGCCGGGGAGCCTACTCCCGACTGAAGTTCGAGTCCGGCGCCCATCGGGTGCAGCGGGTGCCCGAGACCGAATCCCAGGGCCGTATCCACACCTCGGCGGCGACCGTCGCCGTGCTGCCCGAGATCCCTGAATCCGAGGCCGTGGACATCAATCCGGCCGACCTCAAGGTCGACACCTTCCGCGCATCGGGCGCCGGCGGGCAGCACGTCAACAAAACCGACTCGGCGGTGCGCATCACCCACCTGCCCTCCGGCATCGTGGTGGAATGCCAGGACGAACGCTCCCAGCACAAGAACCGTGCGCGCGCGCTGGCACTGCTGGCCGCCCGGCTGGAGGCCGCTGAACGCGAACGACGCGCCTCGGAACAGGCACAGACCCGACGCAACCTGGTCGGCTCCGGTGACCGTTCCGAGCGCATCCGCACTTACAATTTCCCCCAGGGCCGGGTCACCGACCATCGCATCAACCTGACCCTGTACAAGCTCGACGAGATCATGGAAGGCAACCTGGACCTGATCATCGAGCCGCTGATCGCCGAGGACCAGGCCGACCGCCTCGCGGCGCTGCAGGAATGA
- the hemA gene encoding glutamyl-tRNA reductase, with product MSLIALGINHRTAPVEVREQLAFPPDRLPDALHSLNAVPEVCEAAILSTCNRTELYCRLEGDDSATLVDWLGAQHSLPLNRLRPCLYQHRDREAVRHMLRVASGLDSMVLGEPQILGQMKEAYQRAREAGTLSSLLNRLFQHAFTVAKRVRTDTAIGASPVSVAFAAVSLARQIFGDLGEQTALLIGAGETIELTARHLHEQGLERMIIANRTVERAHSLAAEFNGYAIALDDIDTHLAEADILVASTAAPEPLLFRPAVEQALKRRKHRPMFMVDIAVPRDIDAAVGELEDVYLYTVDDLREVIDEGLRSRQEAAQQAEEIIDVQTAHFEGWLRSLDAVSTIRAYRQRAERERDQLLEKARQQLAQGRDPQQVVEFLANTLTNKLIHAPSAALREAAYDGRAELIETARQLLGMDTDPS from the coding sequence ATGTCCCTGATCGCCCTCGGCATCAACCACCGCACTGCGCCCGTCGAGGTGCGTGAGCAGCTCGCCTTTCCGCCGGACAGGCTGCCCGACGCCCTGCACTCGCTGAACGCGGTGCCGGAGGTCTGCGAGGCCGCCATCCTCTCCACCTGCAACCGCACCGAACTCTATTGCCGGCTGGAGGGGGACGACAGCGCCACACTGGTCGATTGGCTGGGGGCGCAGCACAGCCTGCCGTTGAACCGGCTGCGACCCTGTCTGTACCAGCACCGCGACCGCGAGGCCGTGCGCCACATGCTGCGGGTGGCCTCGGGCCTCGACTCCATGGTGCTCGGAGAACCCCAGATCCTCGGCCAGATGAAGGAGGCCTACCAGCGGGCACGCGAGGCCGGCACCCTCTCCAGCCTGCTCAATCGCCTGTTCCAGCATGCCTTCACCGTCGCCAAGCGGGTGCGCACCGACACCGCCATCGGCGCCAGCCCGGTCTCGGTGGCGTTCGCCGCCGTGTCCCTGGCCCGGCAGATCTTCGGGGATCTGGGTGAACAGACCGCGCTGCTGATCGGTGCCGGCGAGACCATCGAGCTGACCGCGCGTCACCTGCACGAACAGGGGCTGGAGCGCATGATCATTGCCAATCGAACGGTGGAGCGCGCCCACAGCCTGGCCGCCGAGTTCAACGGCTACGCCATCGCACTGGACGACATCGACACCCATCTCGCCGAGGCCGACATTCTGGTTGCCTCCACCGCCGCGCCCGAGCCGTTGCTGTTCCGCCCGGCCGTGGAACAGGCACTGAAGCGCCGCAAGCACCGGCCCATGTTCATGGTGGATATCGCGGTGCCGCGCGACATCGATGCCGCGGTCGGCGAACTGGAGGATGTCTACCTTTATACCGTGGACGATCTGCGCGAGGTCATCGACGAGGGCCTGCGCTCCCGCCAGGAGGCCGCGCAGCAGGCCGAGGAGATCATCGACGTGCAGACCGCCCACTTCGAAGGCTGGCTGCGCTCGCTGGATGCGGTATCCACCATCCGCGCCTATCGGCAGCGCGCGGAACGGGAACGCGATCAGCTTCTGGAAAAGGCCCGTCAGCAACTCGCCCAGGGCCGTGATCCGCAGCAGGTGGTGGAATTCCTGGCCAACACCCTCACCAACAAGCTGATCCATGCACCCAGTGCGGCCCTGCGCGAGGCCGCCTACGACGGCCGCGCGGAACTCATCGAAACCGCCCGGCAGCTGCTGGGCATGGATACCGATCCATCCTGA
- a CDS encoding tetratricopeptide repeat protein translates to MRHALILLVALALGGCARLQPRPEAEPAPGPVAPEASSAALPAGSAAGSELDSELLFNLLLGEMAGQRQQLDVAVQHYLAAAAEADDARIAERALRVALYAKNEEAALAAARRWVELAPDNVDARQTLGILALRAGIQDEAFEQFEILVTRLGGARAFQSITALLARDQDRGAALALMARLAERYPDLPEAHLAYSRLALHAGDPQRALAEVEQALRLRPGWVQALVQRAQVRIKLGQPDEAARELAQAIEHTPDRVELRVTYARVLLEQRDISGARAQFRKVIELQPDNADAHYSLGLLALDQGEPRVAEGHFRRLLALGQREQEAYYYLGRIAELRNDPKAAIEWYGRVQQGDYLFDARVRSARLRAGMGDLSSARRMLHELRLRNPQLAVRLYLAEGALLVAAGEYQAAFDMYSTVLAELPNNSDIQYARALVAEKLGKIALAEQDLRAITEREPRNAHAWNALGYTLADRTGRLQEALEYIRRALELAPDEPAIIDSMGWVQYRLGNLDEAEVWLRKAWEKSKDPEIAAHLGEVLWQSGKRDEARRIWKAGETQAADNPVLRKTLERFLK, encoded by the coding sequence ATGAGACATGCCCTGATTCTGCTCGTTGCCCTGGCACTGGGCGGTTGCGCACGCCTGCAACCCCGGCCCGAGGCCGAGCCGGCCCCTGGCCCGGTTGCCCCCGAAGCGTCGTCGGCGGCGCTGCCCGCGGGCAGCGCGGCGGGGTCTGAACTGGACAGCGAGCTGCTGTTCAACCTGTTGCTGGGCGAGATGGCTGGCCAGCGCCAGCAGCTCGATGTGGCCGTGCAGCACTATCTTGCCGCCGCCGCCGAGGCGGACGATGCGCGCATCGCCGAGCGCGCCCTGCGCGTCGCCCTGTACGCCAAGAACGAGGAGGCCGCACTGGCGGCGGCACGTCGCTGGGTGGAGCTGGCGCCCGACAATGTCGATGCCCGGCAGACGCTGGGCATCCTTGCCCTGCGCGCCGGCATCCAGGACGAGGCCTTCGAACAGTTCGAGATCCTGGTCACCCGGCTCGGCGGCGCGCGGGCCTTCCAGTCCATCACGGCCCTGCTGGCGCGGGACCAGGACCGCGGTGCGGCACTGGCGCTGATGGCGCGGCTGGCGGAGCGCTATCCGGATCTGCCCGAGGCACATCTCGCCTATTCGCGCCTGGCGCTGCATGCAGGTGATCCGCAACGGGCGCTGGCCGAGGTCGAACAGGCCCTGCGGCTGCGGCCCGGCTGGGTGCAGGCGCTGGTCCAGCGTGCCCAGGTGCGTATCAAGCTCGGTCAGCCGGATGAGGCGGCCCGGGAGCTGGCCCAGGCGATCGAGCACACGCCCGATCGTGTCGAGTTGCGGGTGACCTATGCCCGGGTGCTGCTTGAACAGCGCGACATCAGCGGGGCCCGTGCCCAGTTCCGCAAGGTCATCGAGCTGCAGCCCGACAATGCCGATGCCCACTACTCGCTGGGGCTGCTGGCACTGGATCAGGGGGAGCCCCGTGTCGCCGAGGGTCACTTCCGCCGGCTGCTGGCGCTTGGGCAGCGGGAGCAGGAGGCCTACTACTATCTCGGGCGCATTGCCGAGCTGCGGAACGACCCCAAGGCGGCGATCGAATGGTACGGCCGGGTGCAGCAGGGCGACTACCTGTTCGATGCCAGGGTCCGCAGCGCGCGCCTGCGCGCCGGCATGGGCGACCTGTCCTCGGCGCGGCGCATGCTGCACGAGCTGCGGCTGCGCAATCCCCAACTCGCGGTACGGCTGTACCTCGCGGAGGGTGCCCTGCTGGTCGCGGCCGGTGAGTACCAGGCGGCCTTTGACATGTACAGCACCGTGTTGGCGGAACTGCCGAACAACAGCGATATCCAGTATGCCCGCGCCCTGGTGGCCGAGAAACTGGGCAAGATCGCACTGGCCGAGCAGGACCTGCGCGCCATCACCGAGCGCGAACCCCGGAACGCGCATGCCTGGAATGCGCTCGGCTATACCCTGGCCGATCGTACCGGCCGGTTGCAGGAAGCACTGGAATACATCCGCAGGGCGCTGGAGCTGGCGCCCGACGAGCCGGCCATCATCGACAGCATGGGCTGGGTGCAGTACCGGCTGGGCAATCTCGACGAGGCCGAGGTCTGGCTGCGCAAGGCCTGGGAAAAGAGCAAGGACCCCGAGATCGCCGCCCATCTGGGCGAAGTGCTGTGGCAATCCGGCAAGCGCGATGAAGCCCGGCGGATCTGGAAGGCGGGGGAGACGCAGGCTGCGGACAATCCCGTGTTGCGCAAGACCCTGGAGCGCTTTCTGAAGTGA
- the lolB gene encoding lipoprotein insertase outer membrane protein LolB: MRAWPLAVPLVLVLLLTGCTPAPVVRDALFVPLELLVWTARGRVALFAEGEGWHAGFEWRQQGEDLTLTLSGPFGQGALRLLQVQGRVRLIDGQGAVREAESAESLVAGATGVALPVSGLRYWLLGRPAPDRPHRWLEGEAWPRLEQDGWTIDYRALADVGGHRLPTRIRLTRPGMKLKLVIDAWDV, translated from the coding sequence GTGAGGGCCTGGCCACTGGCAGTACCCTTGGTGCTGGTCCTGCTGCTGACCGGCTGTACCCCGGCGCCGGTTGTCCGCGACGCCCTGTTTGTGCCCCTGGAACTGCTGGTGTGGACGGCGCGGGGGCGGGTCGCTCTCTTTGCCGAAGGTGAAGGCTGGCACGCCGGTTTCGAATGGCGGCAGCAGGGCGAGGATCTGACCCTGACCCTCAGCGGGCCCTTCGGCCAGGGCGCGCTGCGGCTGCTGCAGGTGCAGGGGCGGGTACGGCTGATCGACGGCCAGGGCGCTGTCCGCGAGGCGGAGTCCGCCGAATCGCTGGTTGCCGGGGCCACCGGCGTGGCGCTGCCGGTGAGCGGCCTCCGCTACTGGCTGCTCGGCCGGCCCGCGCCGGACCGGCCCCATCGCTGGCTCGAGGGCGAGGCCTGGCCGCGGCTGGAGCAGGATGGCTGGACCATCGACTACCGCGCCCTTGCCGACGTCGGAGGTCATCGCCTGCCGACCCGCATCCGGCTCACCCGGCCGGGGATGAAACTGAAACTTGTCATCGATGCCTGGGATGTCTAG
- the ispE gene encoding 4-(cytidine 5'-diphospho)-2-C-methyl-D-erythritol kinase, with the protein MRARPPERLSVPAPAKINLFLHVLGRRADGYHLLQTAFQFLDYADLLHFRRRDDACLRRLDEVPGVDPGTDLVLRAARALQRHAGVRLGVDIALDKRLPLGGGLGGGSSDAATTLLALNRLWGLDLPMEVLARIGLELGADVPVFVHGRAAWAEGVGERLTPIEPPEPWYLVAWPPLSVSTAAVFSDPELTRNTPPIKISAFRPGVGRNDCEALVRRRFPEVGQLIDWMAERAPARMSGTGACVFAAFAGEAAARAALAELPAPWQGFVARGCNRSPAHEVLASP; encoded by the coding sequence ATGCGGGCTAGGCCACCTGAACGGCTCAGCGTTCCCGCGCCGGCCAAGATCAACCTGTTCCTGCATGTCCTCGGGCGCCGTGCCGATGGCTATCATCTGTTGCAGACCGCCTTCCAGTTTCTGGACTACGCTGACCTGCTGCACTTCCGTCGCCGTGACGATGCCTGCCTCCGGCGGCTCGATGAGGTCCCCGGGGTTGATCCCGGGACGGACCTGGTGCTGCGCGCAGCCCGTGCGCTGCAACGTCACGCCGGGGTCCGGCTTGGGGTCGATATCGCGCTCGACAAGCGGTTGCCGCTCGGTGGCGGGCTGGGGGGCGGCAGTTCGGATGCCGCCACCACCCTGCTGGCGCTGAACCGGCTGTGGGGACTGGACCTGCCGATGGAGGTTCTGGCCCGGATCGGCTTGGAACTGGGCGCCGACGTGCCCGTGTTCGTCCACGGCCGCGCGGCCTGGGCCGAAGGGGTCGGCGAACGGCTCACCCCCATCGAACCGCCCGAGCCCTGGTACCTGGTGGCCTGGCCGCCGCTAAGCGTATCTACGGCCGCGGTTTTTTCCGACCCGGAATTGACACGCAACACCCCCCCGATCAAAATATCCGCCTTTCGCCCGGGCGTTGGCCGCAATGATTGCGAGGCCTTGGTGCGCCGCCGTTTTCCCGAGGTCGGGCAACTGATTGATTGGATGGCGGAAAGGGCGCCCGCCCGGATGAGTGGAACCGGCGCCTGTGTGTTTGCCGCCTTTGCCGGCGAGGCGGCCGCGCGGGCGGCACTGGCCGAACTGCCGGCGCCCTGGCAGGGTTTTGTTGCCCGCGGGTGCAACCGTTCGCCGGCCCATGAGGTGTTGGCGAGTCCGTAG
- a CDS encoding ribose-phosphate diphosphokinase, whose translation MMVFAGNANPQLAQDIVNHLRLPLGKAVVGRFSDGEIMVEIMENVRGRDVFVVQPTCEPTNDNLMELLVMVDALRRASAARITTVIPYFGYARQDRRPRSARVPITAKVVADMIGKVGADRVLTVDLHADQIQGFFDIPVDNVYASPILLGDIWRQKYPNLMVVSPDVGGVVRARALAKRLDDADLAIIDKRRPRANVAQVMHIIGDVEGRDCVLIDDLVDTAGTLCKAAGALKEHGAARVVAYCTHPVLSGPAVKNIETSRLDELVVTDTIPLKPDAQKCDRIRQLSIAEMLGETIRRISDEESVSSLFMD comes from the coding sequence ATGATGGTGTTTGCGGGCAATGCGAACCCGCAGTTGGCGCAGGACATCGTCAATCATCTCCGTCTGCCGCTGGGCAAGGCGGTGGTGGGCCGGTTCAGCGACGGCGAAATCATGGTCGAGATCATGGAGAACGTCCGCGGCCGCGATGTGTTCGTGGTGCAGCCGACCTGCGAGCCGACCAATGACAACCTGATGGAACTGCTGGTCATGGTCGACGCGCTGAGGCGAGCCTCGGCGGCGCGGATCACCACGGTGATTCCCTATTTCGGCTATGCCCGCCAGGACCGGCGTCCGCGCTCGGCGCGCGTGCCCATCACGGCCAAGGTGGTGGCGGACATGATCGGCAAGGTGGGTGCCGACCGGGTGCTGACGGTGGACCTGCATGCGGACCAGATCCAGGGGTTCTTCGACATTCCGGTGGACAACGTCTATGCGTCGCCCATCCTGCTGGGCGACATCTGGCGGCAGAAGTACCCGAACCTGATGGTGGTGTCACCGGACGTGGGCGGCGTGGTCCGGGCCCGGGCGCTGGCCAAGCGGCTCGATGATGCCGATCTCGCCATCATCGACAAGCGGCGACCGCGCGCCAACGTGGCCCAGGTGATGCATATCATCGGTGACGTCGAGGGGCGCGATTGCGTGCTGATCGATGACCTGGTGGACACCGCCGGCACCCTGTGCAAGGCGGCCGGCGCGCTCAAGGAGCATGGTGCCGCGCGGGTGGTGGCCTACTGTACCCACCCGGTGCTGTCGGGGCCGGCCGTGAAGAACATAGAAACATCCCGGCTCGACGAGCTGGTGGTGACCGACACCATTCCGCTGAAGCCGGATGCGCAGAAATGTGACCGCATCCGCCAGTTGTCGATAGCCGAGATGCTGGGCGAAACCATTCGCCGCATCAGCGACGAGGAGTCGGTGAGTTCGCTGTTCATGGACTAG
- a CDS encoding 50S ribosomal protein L25/general stress protein Ctc gives MSVSFELNAEPRSDQGKGASRRLRREGKVPAILYGGGQDPQPITLSHNELFHALEHEAFFSHVLEIRLGDRTENAVLKDLQRHPAKPIIMHADFQRVVKGQAIRMQVPLHFTGEERAPGVKEGGLITHHITAIDVECDPTALPEYIEVDVSGLGVGDVVHLTDIALPDGVVLVDLLGTEGMSEEELAEVNQPVVSIHARKGGGEEEETAAEGGEEAGEATE, from the coding sequence ATGAGTGTTTCTTTCGAACTGAACGCCGAGCCGCGTTCCGACCAGGGAAAGGGTGCGAGCCGCCGCCTGCGTCGTGAAGGCAAGGTCCCGGCGATTCTCTATGGCGGTGGCCAGGATCCGCAGCCGATCACCCTGAGTCACAACGAGCTGTTCCATGCCCTGGAGCACGAGGCCTTCTTCTCCCATGTGCTCGAGATCAGGCTGGGCGACAGGACCGAGAATGCCGTGCTCAAGGACCTGCAGCGTCATCCCGCCAAGCCGATCATCATGCATGCGGACTTCCAGCGCGTGGTCAAGGGGCAGGCCATTCGCATGCAGGTGCCGCTGCACTTCACCGGCGAGGAGCGTGCGCCGGGCGTGAAGGAAGGTGGGCTGATTACCCATCACATCACGGCCATCGATGTGGAATGCGACCCCACGGCCCTGCCCGAGTACATCGAGGTGGACGTTTCCGGGCTGGGTGTGGGCGACGTGGTGCACCTGACCGACATCGCCCTGCCCGACGGCGTGGTGCTGGTCGATCTGCTGGGCACCGAAGGCATGTCGGAAGAAGAGCTCGCCGAGGTCAACCAGCCGGTGGTTTCCATCCACGCCAGGAAGGGGGGTGGCGAGGAAGAGGAAACGGCTGCCGAGGGTGGCGAAGAGGCTGGCGAGGCGACCGAGTAG
- the pth gene encoding aminoacyl-tRNA hydrolase: protein MASVQLIVGLGNPGPRYDGTRHNAGFWLLDALVARYHCELRPESRFKGAVGRCIIAGQDCRLLRPDTFMNRSGESVAAVARFYRIPPEAILVAHDELDLDPGVARLKRGGGHGGHNGLRDIIARLGSKDFLRLRIGIGHPGHRDQVVDYVLQRPSADDRAAIRRAIDRALDIVPDVVAGDLERAMNSLHAA, encoded by the coding sequence TTGGCCAGCGTGCAGCTCATCGTGGGGCTGGGCAATCCCGGTCCCAGGTACGACGGAACCCGGCACAACGCCGGGTTCTGGCTTCTGGATGCGCTGGTCGCCCGGTACCACTGCGAACTCCGGCCCGAGTCGCGCTTCAAGGGTGCGGTGGGGCGTTGCATCATCGCCGGGCAGGATTGCCGGCTGCTGCGGCCCGACACCTTCATGAACCGCAGTGGCGAGTCGGTTGCCGCAGTGGCGCGGTTCTACCGCATACCGCCCGAGGCCATTCTGGTCGCGCATGACGAGCTGGATCTGGACCCGGGGGTAGCGCGCCTCAAGCGCGGCGGCGGGCATGGGGGCCACAACGGCCTGCGCGATATCATAGCCCGGCTGGGTTCGAAGGACTTCCTGCGGCTGCGCATCGGCATCGGCCATCCCGGGCACAGGGACCAGGTGGTCGATTACGTATTGCAACGGCCCTCGGCGGACGACCGCGCGGCGATCCGGCGTGCCATCGACCGGGCGCTGGACATCGTGCCGGATGTGGTGGCCGGCGATCTGGAGCGGGCCATGAACAGCCTGCATGCGGCCTGA
- the ychF gene encoding redox-regulated ATPase YchF: MSIRCGIVGLPNVGKSTLFNALTKAGIQAENYPFCTIEPNVGMVPVPDPRLEVLAEIVKPQRVLPATVEFVDIAGLVAGASRGEGLGNKFLANIRETDAIAQVVRCFEDENVVHVAGRVDPVSDIEVINTELALADMDTVERAINRVAKVAKSGDKDARAKLAVLERTREHLDQGRPVRAMALGEDDRGHLYDLHLLTIKPTLYIANVAEDGFENNPHLDAVRALAEREDAEVVPVCAAIEAELVELDDEERDAYLQELGLEEPGLNRVIRAAYRLLGLQTYFTAGEKEVRAWTVRVGATAPEAAGVIHTDFQKGFIRAEVVSYEDFVAFGGEQGAREAGRLRLEGKEYIVQDGDVMHFRFNV, translated from the coding sequence ATGAGCATTCGCTGCGGTATCGTCGGTCTGCCCAACGTGGGCAAGTCGACCCTCTTCAACGCGCTGACCAAGGCCGGTATTCAGGCCGAGAACTATCCCTTCTGCACCATCGAGCCCAATGTCGGCATGGTGCCGGTGCCCGATCCGCGGCTCGAGGTGCTGGCGGAGATCGTCAAGCCGCAGCGGGTGTTGCCCGCCACGGTGGAGTTCGTCGACATCGCCGGTCTGGTCGCGGGCGCCTCCAGGGGCGAGGGGCTGGGCAACAAGTTCCTGGCCAACATCCGCGAGACCGATGCCATTGCCCAGGTGGTGCGCTGTTTCGAGGACGAGAATGTCGTCCATGTCGCCGGTCGGGTCGATCCGGTCAGCGACATCGAGGTCATCAACACCGAACTGGCGCTGGCCGACATGGATACGGTCGAGCGGGCCATCAATCGCGTCGCCAAGGTGGCCAAGAGCGGTGACAAGGACGCGCGGGCGAAACTGGCGGTGCTCGAGCGCACCCGCGAGCATCTGGACCAGGGGCGGCCGGTGCGCGCCATGGCGCTGGGTGAGGACGATCGTGGCCACCTCTACGACCTGCATCTGCTGACCATCAAGCCGACGCTGTACATCGCCAACGTTGCCGAGGACGGTTTCGAGAACAATCCCCATCTGGATGCGGTGCGCGCGCTGGCCGAGCGGGAGGACGCCGAGGTGGTGCCCGTGTGCGCGGCCATCGAGGCGGAACTGGTCGAGCTCGATGACGAGGAGCGGGATGCCTATCTGCAGGAGCTGGGGCTGGAGGAGCCCGGCCTGAACCGGGTCATCCGCGCTGCCTACCGGCTGCTGGGGCTGCAGACCTATTTCACCGCCGGCGAAAAGGAGGTCCGGGCCTGGACGGTCCGGGTCGGCGCCACGGCGCCCGAGGCCGCCGGCGTCATCCATACCGACTTCCAGAAGGGCTTCATCCGTGCCGAGGTGGTGAGCTACGAGGACTTCGTTGCCTTCGGCGGCGAGCAGGGCGCGAGAGAGGCCGGCAGGCTGCGGCTGGAAGGCAAGGAGTACATCGTCCAGGACGGCGACGTCATGCACTTCCGCTTCAACGTTTAA